A section of the Rhizobium sp. SSA_523 genome encodes:
- a CDS encoding BON domain-containing protein encodes MVFKPQTFHGEEPVSAQDDPPDAVIETSVAAALADDRSLDATDVRVVAKGSVVTLQGTVLSPGEIVRAEEVALSVAGVSATVNELQARGT; translated from the coding sequence ATGGTTTTCAAACCGCAAACATTTCACGGCGAAGAGCCTGTATCGGCCCAGGATGATCCACCGGACGCCGTTATCGAGACAAGCGTTGCGGCGGCCCTTGCCGATGACCGAAGCCTCGACGCGACCGATGTCCGCGTCGTCGCGAAGGGCTCGGTCGTCACGCTGCAGGGAACGGTCCTTTCGCCCGGCGAGATCGTGCGGGCGGAAGAAGTGGCTCTTTCGGTTGCCGGCGTATCGGCAACCGTCAACGAGTTGCAGGCGCGCGGGACGTGA
- a CDS encoding glucose/quinate/shikimate family membrane-bound PQQ-dependent dehydrogenase yields the protein MPITITAILFALIGIALAAGGAQLLMLGGSVYYLITGIAFLITAILLFLRRSSALIVYAAIVIGSLIWAVWEVGLDWWQLGPRGGVIIVLGLWLLTPWIRKPLGFASPTTGYRYSANAGPLAAAVVVAIAVALLSMFTNSTDLTGRLPEEQIAAAPALGGDVPPGEWHQYGRTPYGQRYSPLDQVNVENVANLQEVWRFQTGDVKLPEDVGETTYQVTPLKIGNSLYICTPHNWAIAIDATTGKQLWKFDPNAGLNPDRQHQTCRGVTYYAEPTAKPEDPCAQRVYLPTSDARLIALDAKNGQICTSFAENGVLQLEQGMPYNPAGYYYSTSPPVIVAGKIIIGGAVNDNYSTQSQSGVIRAFDVNSGALIWNWDSGNPTQTAPLPEGQTYTANSPNSWSVFSVDEALGLVYIPLGNQVPDQLGMGRSESVEKYSSSIVALDINTGQDRWVRQTVHHDLWDMDVPAQPVLLDLTLPDGKQVPALVGPTKQGDIYVLDRRSGEPIRPIQEVPAPGGAIPEDFTAPTQPLTALTFRPNKLEGRDMWGVTMFDQMVCRIRLKQLKYEGQYTPPSLQGTLVYPGNFGTFNWGSVAVDPERMVMFGMPTYLAFTSQLVPRSEVPPKGADEKGSEQGLNRNEGAPYAVKMGPFLGPLQIPCQAPPWGYVAGADLRTGEIAYKQKNGTVYDMTPLPLPFKLGVPGIGGPMITKGGVAFLGAAVDDYLRAYNLTTGEQLWEARLPAGGQATPMTYSVDDGRQFVVMVAGGHGSVGTKPGDYVIAYALPR from the coding sequence ATGCCTATTACGATAACAGCCATCCTGTTCGCTTTGATCGGGATTGCGCTGGCGGCCGGTGGTGCGCAGCTGCTTATGCTTGGCGGCAGCGTGTATTACCTCATTACCGGCATAGCCTTCCTCATCACCGCCATCCTTCTCTTCCTGCGCCGCTCGTCGGCGCTTATCGTCTATGCGGCCATCGTCATCGGTTCGCTGATCTGGGCGGTCTGGGAGGTCGGTCTGGACTGGTGGCAGCTCGGCCCGCGCGGCGGGGTGATCATCGTTCTCGGCCTCTGGCTGCTGACGCCATGGATCCGCAAGCCGCTGGGCTTTGCAAGCCCCACGACCGGTTATCGTTATTCGGCCAATGCCGGGCCTCTGGCCGCTGCCGTCGTGGTGGCAATTGCCGTGGCACTCCTGTCGATGTTCACCAACAGCACCGATCTCACCGGCCGCCTGCCGGAGGAGCAGATCGCGGCTGCGCCGGCCCTGGGTGGCGATGTGCCGCCCGGCGAATGGCATCAATATGGCCGCACGCCCTACGGCCAGCGCTACTCCCCGCTCGATCAGGTGAATGTCGAAAACGTCGCCAACCTCCAGGAGGTCTGGCGTTTCCAGACGGGCGACGTAAAGCTGCCGGAAGATGTCGGCGAGACGACCTATCAGGTGACGCCGTTGAAGATCGGCAATTCGCTCTATATCTGCACGCCGCATAATTGGGCCATCGCCATCGACGCGACGACCGGCAAGCAGCTGTGGAAGTTCGATCCGAATGCCGGCCTGAACCCCGATCGCCAGCACCAGACCTGCAGGGGCGTGACCTATTACGCCGAGCCGACAGCGAAGCCGGAAGATCCCTGCGCCCAGCGCGTCTATCTTCCCACCTCCGATGCCCGGCTGATCGCGCTCGACGCCAAGAACGGCCAGATCTGCACAAGCTTTGCCGAAAACGGCGTTCTGCAACTCGAGCAGGGCATGCCGTATAACCCGGCAGGCTATTACTACTCCACCTCGCCGCCCGTCATTGTGGCCGGCAAGATCATCATCGGCGGAGCGGTGAACGACAATTACTCGACTCAGTCGCAGTCGGGCGTCATCCGCGCCTTCGACGTCAATAGCGGCGCGCTGATCTGGAACTGGGATTCCGGCAATCCGACGCAGACCGCGCCGCTGCCGGAGGGACAGACCTACACGGCCAATTCGCCGAACAGCTGGTCCGTCTTCAGCGTGGATGAAGCCCTCGGCCTCGTTTATATTCCGCTCGGCAACCAGGTCCCCGACCAGCTGGGCATGGGCCGCTCGGAAAGCGTCGAGAAATATTCCTCCTCGATTGTGGCGCTGGATATCAATACCGGACAGGATCGCTGGGTACGTCAGACCGTTCACCACGACCTCTGGGACATGGACGTTCCGGCCCAGCCCGTCCTCCTCGACCTGACGCTGCCGGACGGCAAGCAGGTGCCGGCCCTTGTCGGGCCGACCAAGCAGGGTGACATCTATGTCCTCGACCGGCGCAGCGGCGAGCCGATCCGGCCGATCCAGGAGGTCCCGGCTCCCGGCGGTGCAATCCCGGAAGATTTCACCGCACCGACGCAGCCGCTGACGGCCCTGACCTTCCGTCCCAACAAGCTGGAAGGGCGGGACATGTGGGGCGTCACCATGTTTGACCAGATGGTCTGCCGCATCCGCCTCAAGCAGTTGAAGTATGAAGGCCAGTACACGCCGCCGTCGCTGCAGGGCACGCTTGTCTATCCCGGCAATTTCGGCACCTTCAACTGGGGCTCCGTCGCGGTTGATCCGGAACGTATGGTGATGTTCGGCATGCCGACCTATCTGGCCTTCACCTCGCAGCTCGTGCCGCGTTCGGAAGTGCCGCCGAAGGGCGCCGACGAGAAGGGCTCGGAACAGGGCCTGAACCGCAATGAAGGCGCACCCTATGCCGTCAAGATGGGTCCTTTCCTCGGTCCGCTGCAGATCCCGTGCCAGGCTCCGCCGTGGGGCTATGTCGCGGGCGCCGATCTGCGCACCGGCGAAATTGCCTACAAGCAGAAGAACGGCACCGTGTACGACATGACGCCGCTGCCGCTGCCCTTCAAGCTCGGCGTGCCCGGCATTGGCGGCCCGATGATCACCAAGGGCGGCGTCGCTTTCCTCGGTGCAGCCGTCGATGATTACCTGCGCGCCTATAACCTGACGACCGGCGAACAATTGTGGGAGGCCCGGCTTCCCGCCGGTGGGCAGGCCACGCCGATGACCTATTCGGTCGATGACGGACGCCAGTTCGTCGTCATGGTGGCCGGTGGTCACGGTTCGGTCGGCACCAAGCCCGGCGATTACGTGATCGCCTACGCTCTGCCCCGCTGA